In the Deinococcus ficus genome, one interval contains:
- a CDS encoding 2,3-bisphosphoglycerate-independent phosphoglycerate mutase — protein sequence MSDLLETVRGLSKKTDSKILMVVLDGVGGLPMGVNGETELATAKTPNLDALAAGSQLGLVELVGAGITPGSGPGHLSLFGYDPLKFVVGRGALSAVGIGVKLNAGDVAVRGNFATLGEGRVVQDRRAGRPSDEKNAEIVAKLRAAIPEIDGTPVEIYTESEHRFVVVFRAAGGEVLGAQISDVDPQATGVVPMTAAAHDAASEKTAGLVNAFVTRAEQALAGETQVNGVLFRGYSDVPHFPSFADVYQLRSACIASYPMYKGLASLVGMDVLPVEGHEDALDGKVAALKENWDAYDFFYFHVKKTDSTGEDGDFAAKVKKIELFDALLPELLALNPDVLAIVGDHSTPSKLASHSWHPVPLLIRSEYGRKDAAQRYTEEEAGRGSLGLRRGTDLMPLLMANALKLNKYGA from the coding sequence ATGAGTGACCTGCTGGAAACCGTGCGTGGCCTGTCGAAGAAGACCGACAGCAAGATCCTGATGGTCGTGCTGGACGGCGTGGGCGGCCTGCCGATGGGCGTGAACGGCGAGACCGAACTGGCCACCGCGAAGACCCCCAACCTGGACGCGCTGGCGGCCGGGTCGCAGCTGGGGCTGGTGGAACTGGTCGGGGCGGGCATCACGCCCGGAAGCGGCCCCGGGCACCTCAGCCTGTTCGGGTACGACCCCCTGAAATTCGTGGTGGGCCGCGGGGCGCTGTCCGCGGTGGGCATCGGCGTGAAACTGAACGCCGGGGACGTCGCGGTGCGCGGGAACTTCGCCACGCTGGGTGAGGGCCGCGTCGTGCAGGACCGCCGCGCCGGCCGGCCCAGCGACGAGAAGAACGCCGAGATCGTCGCGAAGCTCCGCGCGGCCATTCCTGAGATCGACGGCACGCCGGTGGAGATCTACACCGAGTCCGAGCACCGCTTCGTGGTGGTGTTCCGCGCGGCGGGCGGCGAGGTGCTGGGCGCCCAGATCAGCGACGTGGACCCCCAGGCGACCGGGGTGGTGCCCATGACGGCCGCCGCGCACGACGCCGCCAGCGAGAAGACCGCCGGGCTGGTAAACGCCTTCGTGACCCGCGCCGAGCAGGCCCTGGCCGGGGAGACGCAGGTGAACGGCGTGCTGTTCCGCGGGTACAGCGACGTGCCGCACTTCCCGTCCTTCGCGGACGTGTACCAGCTGCGCTCGGCGTGCATCGCCAGTTACCCCATGTACAAGGGCCTGGCGAGCCTGGTCGGGATGGACGTGCTGCCCGTGGAAGGCCACGAGGACGCCCTGGACGGCAAGGTCGCGGCCCTGAAGGAGAACTGGGACGCGTACGACTTCTTCTACTTCCACGTGAAGAAGACCGACAGCACCGGCGAGGACGGGGATTTCGCGGCGAAGGTGAAGAAGATCGAGCTGTTCGACGCGCTGCTGCCCGAGTTGCTGGCCCTGAACCCGGACGTCCTGGCGATCGTGGGGGACCACAGCACGCCCAGCAAGCTCGCCAGCCACAGCTGGCACCCGGTGCCCCTCCTGATCCGCAGCGAGTACGGCCGCAAGGACGCCGCGCAGCGGTACACCGAGGAGGAAGCCGGGCGGGGCAGCCTGGGCCTGCGGCGCGGCACGGACCTGATGCCGCTGCTGATGGCGAACGCGCTGAAGCTGAACAAGTACGGCGCCTGA
- a CDS encoding ABC transporter ATP-binding protein: protein MPAQTQAKELTGWELLRVLRRALPDLLRSAPLLVGGMFLAGLVQGLLPAVTVLIGKWTVDGVTRLAAGGQADLTALAAAWAGAALLGQVAFAARGMLQGSVADHFTVQTVARLMGKMEALPGLDVLEDPRFHDDVEILQTGASHRPLNLTAVVLALLNDGVAILALAATLLTVGWWVPLVAVAGLLPLARRQMDLYRLGWSLTLQKTQEARELNYHQRVAIRHEYAKEVRLYGLLPHLRDAYVGRARAYQRTMRGVRNAQLGGVLPYQALSLLVTAGIFAYAVQAAGTGTLTAGGVVLVITALGQMRDRLEALSNIVSSGTEHLRWFGRYHAFLDAAPRVARPETPRPLPARLDLTLEGVSFGYRDGPAVLEDVTVHIPEGQVVAVVGENGAGKSTLVNLLLRFYDPRSGRVLVGAGEARTDLRDLDPAAWRAQVAAVFQDFARFEWTLRENVTLGRAGLPADLHRAVHGSGLNAVLERVEGGLDARIGAAFGGIDLSGGQWQKLATARALYRDARLLILDEPTAALDPRSEAEVFQAFAALAQGRTTLLITHRLGSVLMADRILVMKRGRLIEDGTHASLLAAGGEYAELWQLQARQYAGQEGRGDVTPTGPAVLT from the coding sequence ATGCCAGCACAGACACAGGCGAAGGAACTGACCGGGTGGGAACTCCTGCGGGTGCTGCGGCGGGCGCTGCCGGACCTGCTGCGCAGCGCGCCGCTGCTGGTGGGCGGCATGTTCCTGGCCGGGCTGGTGCAGGGCCTGCTGCCGGCCGTGACCGTCCTGATCGGAAAGTGGACGGTGGACGGCGTGACCCGTCTCGCCGCGGGGGGGCAGGCGGACCTGACGGCCCTGGCCGCCGCGTGGGCCGGCGCGGCCCTGCTGGGGCAGGTGGCGTTCGCCGCGCGCGGCATGCTGCAGGGCTCCGTCGCCGACCACTTCACGGTGCAGACCGTGGCCCGCCTGATGGGCAAGATGGAGGCCCTGCCCGGCCTGGACGTGCTGGAGGACCCGCGCTTTCACGACGACGTGGAGATCCTGCAGACCGGGGCGTCCCACCGGCCGCTGAACCTCACGGCGGTGGTGCTGGCGCTGCTGAACGACGGGGTGGCGATCCTGGCGCTCGCGGCCACGCTGCTCACGGTGGGGTGGTGGGTGCCGCTGGTGGCCGTGGCGGGCCTGCTTCCGCTCGCGCGGCGGCAGATGGACCTGTACAGGCTCGGGTGGAGCCTCACCCTCCAGAAGACGCAGGAGGCCAGGGAGCTGAACTACCACCAGCGGGTGGCGATCCGGCACGAGTACGCCAAGGAAGTGCGCCTGTACGGCCTGCTGCCGCACCTGCGTGACGCGTACGTGGGGCGCGCCCGGGCGTACCAGCGCACCATGCGCGGCGTGCGCAACGCTCAGCTGGGCGGCGTGCTGCCGTACCAGGCGCTGTCGCTGCTGGTGACGGCCGGCATCTTCGCTTACGCCGTGCAGGCGGCGGGCACGGGCACCCTCACGGCCGGCGGGGTGGTGCTGGTGATCACCGCCCTGGGGCAGATGCGGGACCGCCTGGAGGCCCTGTCGAACATCGTCAGCAGCGGCACCGAGCACCTGCGCTGGTTCGGGCGGTACCATGCCTTCCTGGACGCCGCGCCGCGCGTCGCCCGGCCTGAGACCCCGCGCCCGCTGCCCGCCCGGCTGGACCTCACGCTGGAAGGCGTGAGCTTCGGGTACCGCGACGGCCCGGCCGTGCTGGAGGACGTGACCGTGCACATCCCGGAGGGGCAGGTGGTGGCCGTGGTCGGCGAGAACGGCGCGGGGAAAAGCACCCTGGTGAACCTGCTGCTGCGCTTCTACGATCCCCGCTCGGGGCGGGTGCTGGTGGGCGCTGGGGAGGCCCGGACGGACCTGCGGGACCTGGACCCGGCCGCGTGGCGCGCTCAGGTGGCGGCCGTGTTTCAGGACTTCGCGCGTTTTGAATGGACGCTGCGGGAGAACGTGACGCTGGGCCGGGCCGGCCTGCCGGCGGACCTGCACCGTGCGGTGCACGGCAGCGGCCTGAACGCTGTGCTGGAGCGCGTGGAGGGCGGCCTGGACGCCAGGATCGGCGCGGCGTTCGGCGGAATAGACCTGTCGGGCGGGCAGTGGCAGAAACTCGCGACCGCCCGCGCCCTGTACCGGGACGCGCGGCTGCTGATCCTGGATGAACCGACCGCGGCGCTGGACCCCCGCAGCGAGGCAGAGGTGTTCCAAGCCTTCGCGGCGCTGGCGCAGGGCCGGACCACGTTGCTGATCACGCACCGCCTGGGCAGCGTGCTGATGGCCGACCGCATTCTGGTGATGAAACGCGGCCGGCTGATCGAGGACGGCACGCACGCGTCCCTGCTGGCCGCCGGCGGCGAGTACGCGGAACTGTGGCAGCTGCAGGCGCGTCAGTACGCCGGGCAGGAGGGAAGGGGAGACGTCACGCCCACCGGTCCGGCCGTCCTCACCTGA
- a CDS encoding MGMT family protein, with protein sequence MTTPDPTDLPLGFRDRVLALVARIPPGRVMTYGQLALLAGQPGAARQAGFVLNSLMGGTDLPWQRVINAQGRVSTHKLGFGDVQQKLLEAEGVVFDASGRCDLKARQWWPDEDRNAPPEPMLGMLPPRRNGPQDA encoded by the coding sequence ATGACCACGCCTGACCCGACCGACCTGCCGCTGGGCTTCCGTGACCGCGTGCTGGCCCTGGTGGCCCGCATCCCGCCGGGGCGGGTGATGACCTACGGGCAGCTGGCGCTGCTGGCCGGGCAGCCCGGCGCGGCGCGGCAGGCGGGGTTCGTGCTGAACTCCCTGATGGGCGGCACGGACCTGCCCTGGCAGCGGGTGATCAACGCGCAGGGTCGCGTGAGCACCCACAAGCTGGGCTTCGGGGACGTGCAGCAGAAACTGCTGGAGGCCGAGGGCGTGGTGTTCGACGCGTCCGGCCGCTGCGACCTGAAGGCGCGCCAGTGGTGGCCGGACGAGGACCGCAATGCCCCGCCGGAACCGATGCTGGGCATGTTGCCGCCCCGCCGGAACGGCCCGCAGGACGCCTGA
- a CDS encoding PRC and DUF2382 domain-containing protein: MRLIPLSELTTRHADVLGNDYYDPTGSTAYGLNGDRIGTIRGALAEPETGRIRSLIVDVGGWFSSKEVVVPVGMARIEGDGVYFDNLTKDQVSGMQAYAVGQDYSMDAQYADERVLRAANPQYAMDEQSYTRDRGYRNDDALYQTPDRLQLLEERLIVNKDRFVAGSVEIGKHVETRQESVQVPLQREEVVIERHTVSDARPVTGDVRLGEGSQTMRVDLEAERANIGKEAYVTEEVSVGKRTVTETQTHTAELGREVLDVNKTGEVRMDGLSGTDTSMGAGTLGRTGSAAGDVAGAAGNKLEEGADRLRAMGHEVAGAVTGNPKHDALAAEDRAKANMNNDQADRDMMDADRKV, from the coding sequence ATGCGACTTATTCCCCTGTCCGAACTGACCACCCGCCACGCCGACGTCCTGGGCAACGACTACTACGATCCCACCGGCAGCACCGCGTACGGGCTGAACGGCGACCGCATCGGCACCATCCGCGGCGCCCTGGCCGAGCCGGAAACGGGCCGCATCCGCTCCCTGATCGTGGACGTGGGCGGCTGGTTCAGCAGCAAGGAAGTCGTCGTGCCGGTCGGCATGGCCCGCATCGAGGGTGACGGCGTGTACTTCGACAACCTCACCAAGGACCAGGTCAGCGGCATGCAGGCCTACGCCGTGGGCCAGGACTACAGCATGGACGCCCAGTACGCCGACGAGCGCGTGCTGCGCGCCGCCAACCCCCAGTACGCCATGGACGAGCAGAGCTACACCCGTGACCGCGGCTACCGCAACGACGACGCGCTGTACCAGACGCCCGACCGCCTGCAGCTCCTCGAAGAGCGCCTGATCGTGAACAAGGACCGCTTCGTGGCCGGCAGCGTGGAGATCGGCAAGCACGTCGAGACCCGCCAGGAGAGCGTGCAGGTGCCCCTGCAGCGCGAGGAAGTGGTCATCGAGCGCCACACCGTCAGTGACGCCCGCCCCGTGACCGGCGACGTGCGCCTGGGTGAAGGCAGCCAGACCATGCGCGTGGACCTGGAAGCCGAACGCGCCAACATCGGCAAGGAAGCCTACGTGACCGAGGAAGTCAGCGTCGGCAAGCGCACCGTGACCGAAACGCAGACCCACACCGCCGAACTCGGCCGTGAAGTCCTCGACGTGAACAAGACCGGCGAGGTCCGCATGGACGGCCTGAGCGGCACCGACACCAGCATGGGCGCCGGCACCCTCGGCCGCACCGGCAGCGCGGCGGGCGACGTGGCGGGCGCCGCGGGCAACAAGCTGGAAGAGGGCGCCGACCGCCTGCGCGCCATGGGCCACGAGGTCGCCGGGGCCGTCACCGGCAACCCCAAGCATGACGCCCTGGCCGCCGAGGACCGCGCCAAGGCCAACATGAACAACGACCAGGCCGACCGCGACATGATGGACGCCGACCGCAAGGTCTGA
- a CDS encoding c-type cytochrome, protein MNATPHHRQAGSATSWIAGATLGLLLGATLLIAIPRTLGGGEPVGQEISAESPDIESANNTEAGSMESGTASVGNPTSSTTSNDEAVTAEAIAPEANTTTSTPTTPDTAGGEGSDMGSAAGGGAMDETGSGGADGSGEAAMPGAAAGEPTPGGVAVAPGGTAAENAADSGDANAGKSTFASSCAGCHGAEGQGGIGPAMTKDANKWTAAQFTAAVREGKAPGRDLAPMMPHFTASQLSDADLNNIYAWVKSLQ, encoded by the coding sequence ATGAACGCCACACCACACCACCGTCAGGCGGGCAGCGCCACGTCCTGGATTGCGGGGGCGACCCTGGGCCTGCTGCTGGGCGCCACGCTGCTGATCGCCATTCCCCGCACGCTGGGCGGCGGCGAGCCGGTCGGTCAGGAAATCAGCGCGGAAAGCCCGGACATCGAGAGCGCCAACAACACCGAGGCCGGCAGCATGGAGTCCGGCACCGCCAGCGTCGGCAACCCGACCAGCAGCACCACCAGCAACGACGAGGCCGTGACCGCCGAGGCGATCGCGCCGGAGGCGAACACCACCACCTCCACCCCCACCACCCCGGACACCGCCGGCGGTGAGGGCAGCGACATGGGCAGCGCGGCGGGCGGCGGCGCCATGGACGAGACCGGCAGCGGCGGCGCGGACGGCAGTGGCGAGGCGGCCATGCCCGGCGCGGCCGCCGGTGAGCCCACCCCGGGCGGCGTGGCGGTGGCCCCGGGCGGCACGGCCGCCGAGAACGCCGCGGACAGCGGCGACGCGAACGCAGGCAAGAGCACCTTCGCGTCCAGCTGCGCCGGCTGCCACGGCGCCGAAGGGCAGGGCGGCATCGGGCCGGCCATGACCAAGGACGCGAACAAGTGGACGGCGGCGCAGTTCACGGCCGCGGTGCGCGAGGGCAAGGCCCCCGGGCGCGATCTGGCGCCGATGATGCCGCACTTCACCGCCTCGCAGCTGTCCGACGCGGACCTGAACAACATCTACGCCTGGGTGAAATCCCTGCAGTAA
- a CDS encoding YsnF/AvaK domain-containing protein codes for MPDHEDTDLSHTHSVTDGTATRLREVVRDETVRPVGQIELREERLIVEKRREVAGSVTFTRELRRETVKVPVELVSEVVVIEHHGGTGAPGVIVDGVELAPGARREITLYREEATVDKQVVVAEQVNIGKRTVTEKRVFDAVLGREELVVTEDGAVQRLDGDPTPGIAGLDRPV; via the coding sequence ATGCCAGACCACGAAGACACCGACCTGTCCCACACCCACTCCGTGACCGACGGCACCGCCACCCGCCTGCGCGAGGTCGTGCGCGACGAGACCGTGCGCCCCGTGGGGCAGATCGAGCTGCGGGAGGAGCGGCTGATCGTGGAGAAACGCCGCGAGGTGGCCGGCAGCGTGACCTTCACCCGGGAACTGCGCCGCGAGACCGTGAAGGTCCCGGTTGAGCTCGTGTCGGAGGTCGTGGTGATCGAACATCACGGCGGCACCGGCGCGCCCGGCGTGATCGTGGACGGCGTGGAGCTCGCGCCCGGCGCGCGGCGGGAAATCACGCTGTACCGCGAGGAAGCGACCGTGGACAAGCAGGTCGTGGTGGCCGAACAGGTGAACATCGGCAAGCGCACCGTGACTGAAAAGCGCGTGTTCGACGCCGTGCTGGGCCGCGAGGAGCTCGTCGTGACCGAGGACGGCGCCGTGCAGCGCCTCGACGGGGACCCTACTCCGGGCATCGCCGGCCTGGACCGCCCGGTCTGA